Proteins encoded within one genomic window of Fusarium musae strain F31 chromosome 4, whole genome shotgun sequence:
- a CDS encoding hypothetical protein (EggNog:ENOG41): MKNLSFPLTALLVGSSLAADVTITAPVSIPSNEPEYKEGKSFTSAVLNSTNFYREEHNATALKWNKTLEEFATDYLDDNDDCDFEHSGGPYGENLAIGYPNVTASIEAWGDERDEYNFDKAKFSKKTGHFTQLVWKDTTTVGCGRKLCGERGWFLVCEYWPRGNVEGQFKEEVSKEEGGAFSTRPGLGLALALFIGYMLVVV; encoded by the coding sequence ATGAAAAACCTATCATTTCCTCTTACCGCCCTCCTCGTCGGCTCAAGTCTCGCTGCCGATGTCACAATCACAGCTCCAGTATCCATCCCCTCCAATGAGCCTGAATACAAGGAAGGCAAATCCTTCACATCAGCTGTCCTCAACAGCACCAACTTCTATCGCGAGGAACACAACGCAACAGCACTAAAATGGAACAAAACGCTCGAGGAGTTCGCAACAGACTACCTCGATGACAACGATGACTGCGACTTTGAGCACTCTGGTGGACCCTATGGCGAGAACCTGGCTATAGGTTATCCCAATGTCACTGCGAGCATCGAAGCTTGGGGTGATGAGCGAGATGAGTACAACTtcgacaaggccaagttTAGTAAGAAGACAGGGCACTTCACGCAGCTTGTGTGGAAGGATACTACGACTGTTGGGTGCGGAAGAAAGCTTTGCGGCGAACGAGGTTGGTTTCTCGTTTGTGAGTACTGGCCCAGGGGTAATGTCGAGGGTCAGTTCAAGGAAGAGGTTTCAAAAGAGGAGGGCGGTGCATTCAGTACAAGACCTGGTCTCGGGCTCGCTCTGGCCTTATTTATTGGGTACATGCTTGTTGTCGTATAG
- a CDS encoding hypothetical protein (BUSCO:EOG09265NHW) — MTGRGGGGGRRLMLPPIKYIFELLREHATVSIWLYEQLSIRIEGKIRGFDEFMNLVIDEAVEVKQVTKTNEKETRRSLGQIMLKGDNVSLIQNLSK, encoded by the exons ATGACTGGTCgtggtggtggcggtggtcGCCGTCTTATGCTGCCTCCCAT CAAGTATATCTTCGAGCTTCTCCGAGAA CACGCCACAGTCAGCATCTGGTTGTACGAGCAGCTCTCCATCCGTATTGAGGGCAAGATCCGA GGTTTCGACGAGTTCATGAACCTAGTCATCGATGAAGCCGTAGAGGTCAAGCAGGTCACCAAGACTAACGAGAAGGAGACCAGGAGATCTCTTG GTCAAATCATGTTGAAGGGAGACAACGTCTCATTAATCCAAAACCTCTCGAAATGA